TTCAAAATGTGTCGGGTATGATGAGCCTTCCCGCCAAACGCAGCAAGACAGTGGAAGAGGCGGATTCAGCTTCCGGGATAACAATGCAAGGCAGAGACAGCAAGAGTTGAGGGAAGAGGCGGAACATCAACAGATGATCAGGCAGCAAAAGTTGAGGGAACAACAGGCCCGGGCAGAGTTTGAACGGGGCAAAAAGGAAATGCTTACGCAGCTTAAAGGTGGAAGCGGCGGAGAAGAACTCAGCCTCAAGGGCAGTGGAATTGGACTGGCGTTGAAACCTGGCAATACTCCGGCAAAAAACCAGGGTTCAACAAGTGAAGACCAATTGCAGCAAGCGGAACAGCGTCTCTCCGAACTTAGAGATGATGTCAAGGCGATGCAGTTCGCCCTGCAATTATATCGGGATGCTCTTTTACGGAACGTGACCTCCATGGATCGACAAGCCCGCGAGATCGGGAACATGAGCGACAAGATACTGATTGATGGCATCAAATATTTTTACAGCATCGGTCCAAGCCGTTTTCTGAAATCAAAATTTAAATTTCTGAGCAAACACCAGCAGAAAAAATATGAAGAATTTATTGAACTAATTGAAGAGATTAAAGATAAAAAGGAGTTTTTGTCATGGCTTGTCAACTCACCTAATGACATCAAAAAATTGATCGCAGGCGCGGACATGCTGGCCGATGATACCATCCCGGGTTGGGGACATGTGAAGATGAATTTCAAAGCATGGTCATCTGCTGGCAAACAATGTGTCGCCTGGTTGGAAATCAACAGAATTGATCGAGGAACGGAGAATTATGCCCTGGAGATCAAAGCCATTTCTCTCCGGATGAAAAGAACGGTTGCAGAGATCAATTGCATGAAGCGTTGCATGGCTGAATCGACTGATGGCTGTATTCAAAAATGCTCCTGATAATCCGGATAGAAATAGAGCAGATCACAGCAAGTATTTTACACAGTAGAAAAACAGCCGGGACAGGTGGAAATATTTTAAAGAAACTTGAAGGAGATAAGAGATGATGAGAATTGCCGTACTAAGTTTAACCATTGCTTTTTGTCTCGGCATTGGCCATGCAGATGCTCAAAACATCTCCGATGAGGCGCGGCGTCATTTTGATCGCGGCATGGCCGCTGTGGAGATGGCAAAGTCGCCTGCGGATTATAAAGACGCAATCAAAGAGTTTGAGAAGGCGGCAAGGCTGGCACCTGGTTGGGCTGATGTATACTACAACCTTGGAATGGTGCAGGAAAAAGCGAATAAATACGACGAAGCAGTAACAAGCTTCAGGAGATACCTACGGCTTGCTCCAAATGCAAGAGATGCTGAAACGGTAAAAAGTCTCATCAATAGGCTGGAGTTTAAAGCCCAAAAAATATCGGAACAGGCTAAAATTCCAGCGCTATTGGTGGGAAAATGGCAGGGGTATGGTGGTGACTGTTGCGGTGGCAGGCAGCCAATGATACAATTTCGCATCGTAAGTGACATGATAGCCGTCCGCATACCTGTGACTTGGGATGCCGACAGGGTACGCCGGACTGACTACAAGAGCTATCCGGTCGAAATAGAAGGGCAAACCATCCGTTTCGACTTTAAAGCCAAGCTACTGCTACGAGGATTGAATTCCACGAGCTATTGTAATATGCGATATGAGCTTAGACTGACCGATCCCAACAGATTGGAGGGGAAGATGTTTCTAAATGACAACCCCGCCCGTAGGGTCAATTTCGGAAAAATGCCCTAACTGATGGCGAAGCACGACAGAATTTGAGAATTATGTATAGATAAATACATCCAGCCAAAGGGGACGGAGTTAGCTTAATAACTTAATTGACTTCATTGTTGTTGTGATGTTATCCTCTCAGAATGCCACGTCATAAACGCATCAATGTTCCGGGAGCGATTCACCATGTCATTACCAGAGGGTTGAATCGTCAGAAGATTTTTCCAGGAGACAAGGACCGGGAAGATTTTCTTTCTCGTCTCGAAAAGGCACTTTCTCAAACCAGTTGTCACTGCTTGGCCTGGTCGCTCCAGTCGGATCACTTTCACCTTTTAATCCGCACCGACACAAAACCTCTTGGCGATCTGATGCGCAAGGTCCTTTCCGGATATGCCATTGCGTTTAATCGCAGGCATCAACGGAGTGGTTATCTTTTTCAGAATCGTTATAAATCAATATTGTGCCAGGAAGATGCATATCTCCTGGAGCTTGTTCGCTATATTCACCTGAACCCGGTTCGGGCCGGGATCGTAAAAAACATTGAGGAGTTGGGTGTATATCGTTGGACCGGCCATGGTGTTCTGGTAGGGCGCAGGCGGAGAAGTTGGCAGGATCGTGATGGTGTCCTTGGCCACTTTGCTGAGAAGAAGCGGGAAGCTGTAAACCGTTACCGGCAATTTGTATCTGACGGCTTCAACATGGGCAAGCGGAAAGAATTGACTGGCGGTGGCTTGGTACGAAGCGCCGGCGGCTGGCAAAGCTTGTTGGAAATGCGACGGGCAAAAGCGTACTGGCGTGGAGATGAGCGAATACTTGGTGACAGTGATTTTGTCGGCAATGTGCTCCAGGAAGCGGAAGAGGAATTAAGCCGGAAAGAGGAGTTGAAAAGACAGGGCTGGGATTTGCAACGGTTGGTGAATGAAGTGTGCCGACTCCTTGCAGTGGATGTCGATGATTTGCAGAAAAAAGGCCGTGCCAATAACATCTCAATGGCCAAGGGGGTGATCTGCTATCTCGGGTATTATGAGCTTGGCATCAATGGGGCGGAACTGGCCAGGTTTTTTAATATTTCCAGGCCGTCTGTTTCAAAAGCGATTCAGCGGGGAGATAAATTTATAAAGAATAATGACCTTAAGGTATTAAGCTAACTCCGTCCCCTTTTGCGCTGCACGGACACCGGTCGTTGTCCGAGGCGACATTCATATAAAACCAGTTTCCAACGCTTGACAGCGGCGCCTTGCAAGAATACATTGTCAGGTGATGCGATACGCGGTTGCTTCATAACCCCGGAAAGGAGACAGGTAGATGGCAATCAGTTTGAGAATTCCGGCTGACAAAGAAGAATTAATTCGGAAAGTTGCTCAGAAAACAGGCAAAACGAAAACAGCCGTAATTTTGGAGGCCGTTGATGCAAAATTAGGTCTGCAAAAAAACAGAAAGCAACTGATCCGGGAGCTTGCCGGCTGGATGCCCCATACTGAAGCGGAAGAATTAAGAGACTCCCTGCAAATTTTCAATCGGATCAACGAAGGGGACTGGGAGTGAGACTCGTTCTTGATACCAATATTTATTGTGATTATGCCGAGGGGGTTCCATCTGTTGTCGATAGCATCGCGGAATTCGGAGAAGAAATTTATCTGCCGGCAGTAGTGATCGCTGAATTGACCTTCGGTTTTATGAATGGCACGAAGCAGGAAGACAATGAAAAAAAACTGCAACACATTATCGAGCAACTGCAAATTGAGATTATCGATATAAACAAAGATGTTGCCAGAAAATACGCCCTCATTTACCTTCATCTGGTCAAAAAAGGGCGCAGGATTCCGATCAACGATGTGTGGATAGCGGCCTGTTGTATGAAAATAGGCGGCACCCTTCTCACAAGGGACAGTCATTTTGAAGCAGTTGAATTAATTGACCGTCTCCCCATAGAATGACAAGAGGGCCCCGGGGTCGGAAACAAAAAAAGGGTTACGCGATTCGCGTAACCCTTTTATATCTGGTGGGCCGTGTAGGAATCGAACCTACAACCTACTGATTAAGAGTCAGGTGCTCTGCCTGGTTGAGCTAACGGCCCTTGTGCTGCAAAAGAAGTCAGCTTTTTAGCATAAGTTGCCCGGCCCGTCAAGCAGATAACCGGACTCTTGCTTGGGGGCGGAGACTAGCGGCCGCGGGTGCGGTTGTTGAAGCGAAACAGGGGGGTTGGCCGCAGGGTAAAGCCTGTTCGTAGTATATTGGAGACGATCAAAAAAATCAGGTGGATAGGTTGTTGGGACCTTTCAGCTTCAACCCTCAGCCCGACCATCTGGTATGTTTCATCCAAAAGGGGTGTTGTTCCATGACTGATAACAAAAAAAATCCCAGGGACCCGGTCTGGTATCCCTTTACCCAGATGCAGGAGTTTCTCCATGGGTCGCCCTTTACCATTGCGGCGGCCGAGGGCTGCTGGCTGATCGACGAAGCGGGCAACCGCTATCTGGACGGGGTTTCTTCCTTATGGACCAATGTGCACGGCCATCGCCATCCAATGATCGACGAGGCGGTCCGGACCCAGCTTGCCAGGGTGGCGCACAGCACCATGCTCGGTCTTACCCATCCCGGCGGCATCGAACTTGCCCGGCAATTGATCGAACTTGCGCCCGCTTCTCTCAGCCGGGTTTTTTATTCCGATTCCGGGGCCACCTCGGTGGAGATCGCCCTGAAGATGGCCTATCAGTACTGGCAGCTCAAGGGCGAGACCAGGCGGCATCTCTTCCTCAAGCTGGGCGAGGCCTACCACGGAGATACCATCGGCGCGGTCTCCCTGGGCGGCATGGACCTGTTCCACGAGCGGTTCGGCCGGCTGCTCTTTGACACTATCACCATTCCCTGCCCCCATCTCTACCGCCACCCCTATGGGGATATCAGCGAGGAGGAGGCCGTGTCGCGCTTCTACGTTGATACCGGGAAAATCATCGCCAGGTTCGCTGACCGGGCCTGCGCGGTGATAGTGGAGCCGATCATCCAGGGCGCGGCCGGGATGATCGTCCACCCCGAGGGTTTTTTGAGTCATCTGCGGGAGTTGACCCGCAAACATGATCTGCTCCTGATCGTTGACGAGGTGGCGGTCGGTTTCGGTCGAACCGGCAAGATGTTTGCCTGCGAATGGGAGGGAGTGGAGCCGGACCTGATGTGCCTGGGCAAGGGGATCAGCGGTGGGTATATGCCCCTGGCCGCCACCCTGGCCAGCGAGGAAATTTTTTCCGCTTATCTGGGCGAGTTCGGCGAGCTGAAGACCTTTTTCCACGGCCATACCTATACCGGCAACCCCCTGGCCTGCGCCGCGGCCCTGGCCTCGCTCCAGGTGTTTGCCCAGGAAAGGACCCTGACGGACGAGGTGTTCGGGCCCAAGGCTGAAATATACGCCCAGGGCATGGCCCGGCTGGCCCGGCTCGACCATGTGGGCTCGACCCGGTATCGCGGCTTGATGGGCGGGGTGGAACTGGTCAGGGACAAGGCGAGCCGGGAACCCTATCCCTTTGCCGAGCGGATGGGCAACCGGGTGATTATCGAGGCCCGCAAGCGCGGGGTGATCCTCCGGCCCCTGGGCGACGTGATCGTGCTGCTGCCGCCGCTGGCCATATCGGTAAAGGAACTGGAGCAGTTGTTTACGGTCACCGAACAGGCGATTATGGCGGTGTGTTCTTAAGGGGGCAGGGGGCAGGGGGGAAACATCCGGAAATATAAACTCATATAATGTTTGGCAATGCTGAGCGCGTGCAGGTAAGCGACCGCAGGGAGACTCCGGGTGCGCTGCTGCCGAGCGTTATATCAGCCGGCCATCGGTCAGGGTGAGACAACGGTCCATCTGTCGGGCCAGGTCCAGGTTGTGGGTGACCATTACCGTGGACAGCGAGTACTGGTGGCCCATCTCCTGGATCAGGTCAAACACCTTGCGGCCGGTCTTGCTGTCCAGGTTGCCGGTGGGCTCGTCGGCCAGGAGCAGGGCCGGTTTCATGACCAGGGCCCGGGCCAGGGCCACCCGTTGCTGCTCGCCGCCGGACAGTTCGCCCACCTTATGATCCATGCGGTTGTCCAGCCCGACCCTGGTCAGCACCTCCGCGGCCTCGCTTTCCACCCGTTCCAGGGGCCAGCGGGCGATCCGGCCCGGCATGGTCACGTTTTCCAGGGCCGTGAATTCGGGCAGCAGGTGATGGAACTGGAAGACAAAACCAATGGTCTTATTGCGAAAGGCGGATAACTGCAGGTCGTTCTTACTGAACAGGTCCTGGCCATGGTAGCTGAGCGAGCCGCTGTCCGGCCGGTCCAGGGTGCCGAGGATATGGAGCAGGGTGGTCTTGCCGGTGCCCGAGACCCCGACAATGGCCACCATTTCCCCCCTGGTCAGGGAAAGGTCCAGCCCGGTCAACACCTCGATCCGGTTGGTGCCGGTATCATAGCTCTTGCAGAGACCCTGGGCGCGGAAGCCGTTGTCCGGCAGGGTCGGTGATTTTTTATCAACTGCGGGCATGGGTTTGTTACTCATAGCGCAGGGCCACCACCGGGTCCACCCGGGAGGCCTGCCAGGATGGGTAGAGGGTGGCGAGCAGGGTGATGAACACCGCTGATATCGCCACCATGGTTACATCCAGGGGCAGGACCTGGACCGGCAGGGTGGTCATCGGATAGACGTCGCCGGGCAGCTTGATGAACTGGTAGCGGCTCAGGAGCTTGCAGATGGTCAGTCCGCCGATAACCCCCAGGATCGTGCCGGACAGGCCGATGATCAGCCCCTGGTAGATAAAGATCCGCATGATCGAGGCCGAGGTGGCGCCCATTGATTTGAGTACTGCGATCTCCTTGCCCTTTTCCATGACCACCATGATCAGGGTGGAGATGATATTAAAGGCGGCCACCAGCATGATCAGGGCCAGGACGATGAACATCGCGGTCTTTTCCAGCTTGAGCGCTGAGAAGAGGTTGTGGTTCATCGAGATCCAGTCCCGGGCCAGATAGCCGGGGCCGAGTTTTTTCTGGATCCGGCCGGCAATGGCCGGGGCCTGGTAGATGTCGTCCACCCGGATCTCGAGTCCGTGGACCCGGCCGCCGAGATCGAGGAACTGCTGGGCCGTGGCCAGGGAGACATAGGCCAGGGAGGAGTCATACTCGTACATCCCGGAGGCAAAGATCCCCACCACCCGGCAGGTCCTGATCTGGGGGATGACCCCCATCGGGGTCAACGGCCCGTCGGCGGACAGGAGCCGCACCTTGTCACCCATTCCCACCCGCAACTGCTCGGCAAGCTGTTTGCCGAGGATGATCCCCGGGATCCTGGTCCCCGGCCCGGCGGTCAGATCGGCAATCCGGCCCTTGGTCAACTGATGGTCCAGGGTGATCACCCGGCCGGCGGAATCCGGGTCGATGCCGCGGACCACCGCGCCGACGCCGCCCTCGCCCCAACTGGTGATCATGGTCTGGATATAGATATAGGGGGTCGCGGCCCGGACCCCGGCCACTGTTGTCACCTTTTCCAACAGGGCCTGGGGATCGGCGATCGGGCCGGCCTGGGCCTGCACCACCACATGGGAGTTGAACCCGAGGATTTTCTGGCGCAGCTCCTGGGTGAAGCCGGTCATCACCGCCAGGACCACGATCAGGGCCATTACCCCCAGCGCGACCCCGGAAACCGAAATCAGCGAAATAAGCGAGATAAAGCCCTGCCGTTGTCTGGCCCTCAGGTGGCGAAGGCTGACGAACCATTCGTATTGCAAGCTGCTCTCCAAAAGCCTTGTTTTCGGATGGACGGTACCCGGCCATCCCGGTAGTTGTTACCAGTCCGTCAACCGTTGTTTAACCGCGGTTTCCCTTGCGCCTCTGTTATTTTTTCTCCGGCTTGAGATGCGGGAAGAGGATCACGTCGCGGATGGAGGGCGAGTCGGTGAGCAGCATCACCAGCCGGTCAATGCCGATGCCCTCGCCGGCCGCGGCCGGCATCCCGTATTCCAGGGCCCGGATAAAGTCTTCGTCCAGCACTGGATGGATCTCCTCGTCCTCGCCCCGTTCGGCGATCTGTTTTTCGAACCGCTGCCGCTGGTCCACCGGGTCGTTCAGTTCGCTGAAGGCATTGGCGATTTCCCAGCCGTTGATAAAGAGTTCAAAGCGGTCGGTCACCCCCGGGTCTTGTTCATTACGCCGGGCCAGCGGTGAAACCTCGGTGGGGTAGGCGGTGATAAAGGTCGGGTCGATCAGCTTCTCTTCC
This DNA window, taken from Desulfobacterales bacterium, encodes the following:
- a CDS encoding transposase, with the protein product MPRHKRINVPGAIHHVITRGLNRQKIFPGDKDREDFLSRLEKALSQTSCHCLAWSLQSDHFHLLIRTDTKPLGDLMRKVLSGYAIAFNRRHQRSGYLFQNRYKSILCQEDAYLLELVRYIHLNPVRAGIVKNIEELGVYRWTGHGVLVGRRRRSWQDRDGVLGHFAEKKREAVNRYRQFVSDGFNMGKRKELTGGGLVRSAGGWQSLLEMRRAKAYWRGDERILGDSDFVGNVLQEAEEELSRKEELKRQGWDLQRLVNEVCRLLAVDVDDLQKKGRANNISMAKGVICYLGYYELGINGAELARFFNISRPSVSKAIQRGDKFIKNNDLKVLS
- a CDS encoding tetratricopeptide repeat protein, with the protein product MMRIAVLSLTIAFCLGIGHADAQNISDEARRHFDRGMAAVEMAKSPADYKDAIKEFEKAARLAPGWADVYYNLGMVQEKANKYDEAVTSFRRYLRLAPNARDAETVKSLINRLEFKAQKISEQAKIPALLVGKWQGYGGDCCGGRQPMIQFRIVSDMIAVRIPVTWDADRVRRTDYKSYPVEIEGQTIRFDFKAKLLLRGLNSTSYCNMRYELRLTDPNRLEGKMFLNDNPARRVNFGKMP
- a CDS encoding DUF4175 domain-containing protein → MRKLKVVLFITLGLICFSATAYAAWQIQYTGEAARMFGSTPRGNFATEDQCRDYWRSQPAFEQNNSKCVGYDEPSRQTQQDSGRGGFSFRDNNARQRQQELREEAEHQQMIRQQKLREQQARAEFERGKKEMLTQLKGGSGGEELSLKGSGIGLALKPGNTPAKNQGSTSEDQLQQAEQRLSELRDDVKAMQFALQLYRDALLRNVTSMDRQAREIGNMSDKILIDGIKYFYSIGPSRFLKSKFKFLSKHQQKKYEEFIELIEEIKDKKEFLSWLVNSPNDIKKLIAGADMLADDTIPGWGHVKMNFKAWSSAGKQCVAWLEINRIDRGTENYALEIKAISLRMKRTVAEINCMKRCMAESTDGCIQKCS
- the bioA gene encoding adenosylmethionine--8-amino-7-oxononanoate transaminase — translated: MTDNKKNPRDPVWYPFTQMQEFLHGSPFTIAAAEGCWLIDEAGNRYLDGVSSLWTNVHGHRHPMIDEAVRTQLARVAHSTMLGLTHPGGIELARQLIELAPASLSRVFYSDSGATSVEIALKMAYQYWQLKGETRRHLFLKLGEAYHGDTIGAVSLGGMDLFHERFGRLLFDTITIPCPHLYRHPYGDISEEEAVSRFYVDTGKIIARFADRACAVIVEPIIQGAAGMIVHPEGFLSHLRELTRKHDLLLIVDEVAVGFGRTGKMFACEWEGVEPDLMCLGKGISGGYMPLAATLASEEIFSAYLGEFGELKTFFHGHTYTGNPLACAAALASLQVFAQERTLTDEVFGPKAEIYAQGMARLARLDHVGSTRYRGLMGGVELVRDKASREPYPFAERMGNRVIIEARKRGVILRPLGDVIVLLPPLAISVKELEQLFTVTEQAIMAVCS
- a CDS encoding ribbon-helix-helix domain-containing protein, encoding MAISLRIPADKEELIRKVAQKTGKTKTAVILEAVDAKLGLQKNRKQLIRELAGWMPHTEAEELRDSLQIFNRINEGDWE
- a CDS encoding ABC transporter ATP-binding protein, coding for MPAVDKKSPTLPDNGFRAQGLCKSYDTGTNRIEVLTGLDLSLTRGEMVAIVGVSGTGKTTLLHILGTLDRPDSGSLSYHGQDLFSKNDLQLSAFRNKTIGFVFQFHHLLPEFTALENVTMPGRIARWPLERVESEAAEVLTRVGLDNRMDHKVGELSGGEQQRVALARALVMKPALLLADEPTGNLDSKTGRKVFDLIQEMGHQYSLSTVMVTHNLDLARQMDRCLTLTDGRLI
- a CDS encoding lipoprotein-releasing ABC transporter permease subunit, producing MQYEWFVSLRHLRARQRQGFISLISLISVSGVALGVMALIVVLAVMTGFTQELRQKILGFNSHVVVQAQAGPIADPQALLEKVTTVAGVRAATPYIYIQTMITSWGEGGVGAVVRGIDPDSAGRVITLDHQLTKGRIADLTAGPGTRIPGIILGKQLAEQLRVGMGDKVRLLSADGPLTPMGVIPQIRTCRVVGIFASGMYEYDSSLAYVSLATAQQFLDLGGRVHGLEIRVDDIYQAPAIAGRIQKKLGPGYLARDWISMNHNLFSALKLEKTAMFIVLALIMLVAAFNIISTLIMVVMEKGKEIAVLKSMGATSASIMRIFIYQGLIIGLSGTILGVIGGLTICKLLSRYQFIKLPGDVYPMTTLPVQVLPLDVTMVAISAVFITLLATLYPSWQASRVDPVVALRYE
- a CDS encoding type II toxin-antitoxin system VapC family toxin; this encodes MRLVLDTNIYCDYAEGVPSVVDSIAEFGEEIYLPAVVIAELTFGFMNGTKQEDNEKKLQHIIEQLQIEIIDINKDVARKYALIYLHLVKKGRRIPINDVWIAACCMKIGGTLLTRDSHFEAVELIDRLPIE